From the Phyllostomus discolor isolate MPI-MPIP mPhyDis1 chromosome 7, mPhyDis1.pri.v3, whole genome shotgun sequence genome, one window contains:
- the LOC114501281 gene encoding histone H1.8 isoform X2, translating into MSCCPFAGPSCSVVKVPRRHPPMLRMVLEALKAGEQRRGTSVVAIKVYILQKYPTVDAIRLKYLLKRALNTGMQRGLLARPTNSKAKGATGSFKLVPKPRKKVKPRKKSTMSAPRRPDEAKEEAPKKGGQSKDGEARVGKARKVPQEPDKATKGPHGPIRPRGKSKVKGRKNSPDDKAHRKTKAGTQSSKATVAKGENGAVFPAKKTTGSTVPKEAAAQGAGQRPKAKGAAAPPKDGVSKTVPAPPARKTEVPKGPGRPGVPTKALSSNGTSKKIEAKS; encoded by the exons ATGTCCTGTTGTCCATTCGCAGGCCCGAGCTGTAGCGTTGTGAAAGTGCCGCGCCGCCACCCACCCATGCTGCGTATGGTCCTGGAGGCACTGAAGGCAGGGGAGCAGCGCCGGGGCACCTCGGTGGTGGCCATCAAGGTTTATATCCTGCAGAAGTACCCTACAGTAGACGCCATCCGGCTCAAGTACCTGCTGAAGCGGGCCCTGAACACTGGCATGCAACGTGGCCTCCTCGCCAGGCCCACCAACTCCAAGGCCAAGGGGGCCACTGGCAGCTTCAAA TTAGTTCCCAAGCCCAGAAAAAAAGTCAAGCCCAGGAAGAAGTCTACCATGTCAGCCCCCAGGAGACCTGACGAGGCCAAGgaggaggcccccaagaaaggtgGCCAGTCCAAGGACGGAGAGGCAAGAGTGGGCAAGGCCAGGAAGGTCCCCCAAGAGCCAGACAAGGCCACGAAGGGCCCTCATGGTCCCATCAGGCCCCGTGGGAAGTCAAAGGttaaaggcagaaagaacagCCCAG ACGACAAGGCCCACAGGAAAACCAAAGCTGGAACTCAGAGTTCAAAAGCCACGGTCGCCAAG GGTGAGAACGGTGCGGTTTTCCCAGCCAAAAAGACGACTGGGAGCACAGTCCCTAAAGAGGCCGCTGCCCAGGGGGCCGGGCAACGGCCAAAAGCCAAgggtgctgctgctcctcctaAGGATGGTGTGTCCAAGACCGTACCTGCACCACCAGCCAGAAAGACAGAAGTCCCCAAGGGCCCAGGAAGACCTGGCGTGCCCACCAAGGCCTTGTCATCCAATGGGACCAGCAAGAAGATAGAAGCTAAGAGCTAG
- the LOC114501281 gene encoding histone H1.8 isoform X1: MSCCPFAGPSCSVVKVPRRHPPMLRMVLEALKAGEQRRGTSVVAIKVYILQKYPTVDAIRLKYLLKRALNTGMQRGLLARPTNSKAKGATGSFKLVPKPRKKVKPRKKSTMSAPRRPDEAKEEAPKKGGQSKDGEARVGKARKVPQEPDKATKGPHGPIRPRGKSKVKGRKNSPADDKAHRKTKAGTQSSKATVAKGENGAVFPAKKTTGSTVPKEAAAQGAGQRPKAKGAAAPPKDGVSKTVPAPPARKTEVPKGPGRPGVPTKALSSNGTSKKIEAKS; the protein is encoded by the exons ATGTCCTGTTGTCCATTCGCAGGCCCGAGCTGTAGCGTTGTGAAAGTGCCGCGCCGCCACCCACCCATGCTGCGTATGGTCCTGGAGGCACTGAAGGCAGGGGAGCAGCGCCGGGGCACCTCGGTGGTGGCCATCAAGGTTTATATCCTGCAGAAGTACCCTACAGTAGACGCCATCCGGCTCAAGTACCTGCTGAAGCGGGCCCTGAACACTGGCATGCAACGTGGCCTCCTCGCCAGGCCCACCAACTCCAAGGCCAAGGGGGCCACTGGCAGCTTCAAA TTAGTTCCCAAGCCCAGAAAAAAAGTCAAGCCCAGGAAGAAGTCTACCATGTCAGCCCCCAGGAGACCTGACGAGGCCAAGgaggaggcccccaagaaaggtgGCCAGTCCAAGGACGGAGAGGCAAGAGTGGGCAAGGCCAGGAAGGTCCCCCAAGAGCCAGACAAGGCCACGAAGGGCCCTCATGGTCCCATCAGGCCCCGTGGGAAGTCAAAGGttaaaggcagaaagaacagCCCAG CAGACGACAAGGCCCACAGGAAAACCAAAGCTGGAACTCAGAGTTCAAAAGCCACGGTCGCCAAG GGTGAGAACGGTGCGGTTTTCCCAGCCAAAAAGACGACTGGGAGCACAGTCCCTAAAGAGGCCGCTGCCCAGGGGGCCGGGCAACGGCCAAAAGCCAAgggtgctgctgctcctcctaAGGATGGTGTGTCCAAGACCGTACCTGCACCACCAGCCAGAAAGACAGAAGTCCCCAAGGGCCCAGGAAGACCTGGCGTGCCCACCAAGGCCTTGTCATCCAATGGGACCAGCAAGAAGATAGAAGCTAAGAGCTAG